The Vespula pensylvanica isolate Volc-1 chromosome 3, ASM1446617v1, whole genome shotgun sequence nucleotide sequence AAATGGGCTTGGGCAAAACTGTTCAATCTATAGCTTTTTTGTGTCACGTAGCCGAGAGATATTGTGAgcctatttaaaataaaacttgagttttatttttctctgatatgtaaataaattgaaaataacaatttacaGCTGTGTGGGGTccatttttgattatttcacCGGCTTCTACTTTGCATAATTGGCAACAAGAGATGGCAAGATTCGTACCAGTTTTTAAAGTTGTACCATATTGGGGAAATCCACAAGAACGAAAAATTTTAAGACAATTTTGGGACACTAAGGATTTACATACAAAAGAAGCATCATTTCATGTAGTAATAACAAGTTATCAATTAGTTATTACcgactataaatattttaatagaataaagtGGCAGTATATGATTTTAGACGAAGCACAAGCAATAAAAAGCACTAGCAGGTATGTTATAGTGAGTTGGAGAGGTTTGAAAAAGTATAAGAGTAATGAAAGAacttcgtttcatttattacattctatgtattttctttGCAGTATGAGATGGAAATTATTGCTTGGATTTAGTTGCCGTAATAGGTTACTATTAAGTGGTACACCTATACAAAATAGTATGGCTGAATTATGGGCTTTACTACATTTTATAATGCCAACTTTATTTGATTCTCATGATGAATTTAACGAATGGTTTTCTAAAGATATTGAAAGTCATGCTGAAAATAAAACTGGAATTGATGAAAGTAAGTCGTTACTTTGATccaaaattacttttaaagattgaaatttttaatcgacgtCGCATGatctaatgaatattttcttaatcagAGCATTTATCGAGATTACACATGATCTTAAAGCCCTTTATGTtacgaagaattaaaaaggatGTTGAAAATGAATTGTCTGATAAAATCGAAGTAATGGTATATTGCCCGCTTACGACTCGTCAAAAATTACTTTATTCAGGTGtgttaatttgttatattgttttatgtaaatacattttatactgGTATATTATTCTTGTTGCATACAGCactgaagaaaaagattcgtaTCGAGGACTTACTTCATTACACagttggtggtggtgataCAACtccgaacgataaaaattttacttccAATTTAATGAATCTAGTCATGCAGTTCCGTAAGGTAGATATACTGATCAACATgatgaagtatatatatatattatgaaacctaaacaaaaatcttattaaaatatgtttcatAGGTCTGTAATCATCCCGAACTTTTTGAGCGTAGAGACGCTAAATCTCCGTTTTTTATGTGTACACAATCTTTTGAAATGCCagcattattatatatagaggGACTTTTGCATCTTGCTTTACCATCCAAAGATCATTTATTGTacaataaattgtttatatttgcTACCGAGTATATTCACAAAGCACTTCATGGCGAAAGTCAAAGCAATTTacatggaaatattttttcattcagcagatttattgatatatctccaatggaattaaataaaatatttataactggTATTTTATTTAGGTATGtaattttccaattaaatCAATGAACGttttagataaatagattagtaaaaaataaatcgattactTTATTACATCATATTCGTAAACAGATTATGTCTTACAACGATtatggaaagaaagatgagaatGATACGTTATTGGGATGATTGGTATATAGATGATAGACCAGCGATACCTAAAGATCAAATGTTGTTGCTACCTAGAAAAATAGAGGCATCGTCACAGACAATaagtgatattatttttacggaAAAAATACTTGAAGGAGAAggtttatacacacatactacACATACTATCCATTCAATGCCAGAAACAGTTGCTCATAGAATACTGCGTAGTAGTAAAAAAACTGctattcaaatattaaaagcaagtatatttaaatattactggtttaacaatgattaaactaaaaaatgtatattgtaATTCTATCACTGTTATTTCGTCATAGAAGGGAGTGTCTTCTACAAAAGCAGAACAAGGCGAAGAGACAAAATTAACATTGTTACCTGAACATCCTCATCTCCCACGCCCtttaatttttagatattgTCAGCAAACAACTATCCCTGCTTTTGTCTGTGACAATTATCCCAAGGtcagatatatatttacatcgaCGTATTTAGTCAATCTATATTGATTACGAAACATCTTATTCTCGTTTTATCTTGCATTATAGGTTCAAGCGAATCCTCGTAAGTTATACGTTAGCAATAGTTCTGCTGCATGTGCATGGAAAAGGCACGAAGATTGTGGTGGACCATTTGGCCAGACTTTACTTTGGTTTGGTTACGAAAGGgcaatttctctttctgaatCACAAGATAATTCAAATATGCGTGTAAGACATAGAACATCTACATTCTCGTATGAGCCACTTGGTGGATTATCTGCATGTAATCCAATAAATGGATGGTCTAATATTATTGTGCCaggcatgtatatatattaaagatattcgtttatatgtaagtaatggtaaattacatatataaacttttcatataaacattctcacataatatataatatgttctAGACAAACAAACCTTAGTAACGGACGCAGGAAAACTTTCTGTTCTTGATAGCCTTCTTCGACGTTTAAAAGAACAAGGTCATCGCGTTCTTATATATTCTCAAATGACAAAAATGATTGATCTACTAGAGGTAATATGAacattcaatttttcttttcttcaattaatctaattaataataaactcgTGAATTTAATTTCGTAGGAGTACATGTATCATAGGAAGCATACGTTCATGCGATTGGATGGTTCTTCCAAAATTTCCGATCGTCGCGATATGGTTGCGGATTTTCAAAAGAGGTAAACAGAAAtggattttataataataacaaatatttctagTCTAAAGCAAAAGAGATATCttacgtttgtttgttttttttttcagagcagacatatttgtttttctcttgaGCACCAGAGCTGGTGGTCTTGGAATTAATCTAACTGCTGCGGATACGGTACGTGATTAccaattaaaaaacattttttcccatgttttttaaaaattttctattaataagtgaaataatgttataggtaatattttacgatagtGATTGGAATCCAACAGTGGATCAACAAGCCATGGATCGTGCTCACAGATTAGGACAAACTAAACAAGTTACtgtttatcgattaatttgtaaaggaactatcgaagaaagaatattacaaCGGGCGCGTGAAAAGAGCGAGGTTTGTTCGACGGATTAATCGATTTACACTCTGCtatttctacgtatatatatatatatatatatatatatatatatatattttttttttctaacatacatttttttacagataCAACGTATGGTAATAAGCGGAGGGAACTTCAAGCCGGATACTCTCAAGCCAAAGGAGGTAGTTTCACTTTTACTGGATGATGAGGAGATTGAAGCGAAatgtaagtataattataaattgaaagaatattCTTTAACACTCATTATCATTGTGTCTTTCCGtttatcgttatataaatatatatatatatatagaatagaaatatattatacattataaacaTATCGTGGATCGTTGAACGAGAAATgatgaacgaataaattgGGTGGAAGGGTATGCACGATACTATTATGCTCGTTAGGTTATGCTAATGCcttaataacgaataataataagaggaGTAACGGAATGTGgtacatatctacgtataagTTTGTGTCCGTATATTTTAGATAGCCAACGAAGCGAGGAGAGAAAGCCGCACGTGGACGAGACTCGCCTTGAGTCGAACCTGCACCACAAGGAGAGGGACAGGAAGAGGAAGTTAACCGCGTTTCCGGTCAAGGTGAGACAGACACCCTTACATTATTATCACCCGCACTTCTttccattatattttctttctcttttatcgcttatacatatacctttcccttcctttttcttttctacgaaacAATTACGTGCTATCTTTACTACGTCCTTATtctaacgatttttttttgtcaaagtCATTGATTTCGCATGATGATTCGAAGAGACTATGTTTGATGGATACTAATGGTGATAAAGTCACTGATAATTCCCAAGTTAATTCGAATGACAATAAACAAGTAATAAATTCGATACAAACGCATCATCAGAACAATCATCAAGTCGACATTCCTGAAGAACATAGCGTTCCTGCTAGTCCAATCAAATCAGAGGttcgtataattaaattgatttacgATAAATATCTACTTCtcattatataagaaataaatttgcaaTGACAGGACGAAACGAGCAATGAAGGATTAGTCGTCGACGTGGATGGTCCTGTGATAGGATCGAACGTTGATTCCAGACAATCTTGCGTTAATCAATTTGGAGAATCGACAAAATCTGCACACCTTGGTCACAATTTTGTAATGACTGGAAACGTTAGCGGACGAATACGACCAAGTGTTCGTGGTACTAGTAAAAGAGGAAGACCACGGGGTTCTCGAAGAGGTGGACCAGTCGGTGGAAAGGGTAGAGGCCTTTTCTTATTCCACTCTTCGTCGAAAGGTACAGCCACTTCGTCTCAATCATCTTCGACGACAGTCAGCAGTGTATCTTCTCAGGGTGATCAATCTTTGCAACATGGTAAGATTTTATTcctattaaaagagaaattatttaatcgtttacAAATTTTCTCATTGATGATTAATATATCCTTTggattataaaatgataatttaggaaagaacgaacggaCTCGCAATCAgaatcatataaatttatacgatttaacATGCTTGATGAAATCATAGTTTCGTGAAAATGCATTTTCGTGACGCACCCTCGTTTTAATGTAGGTTTAATCCCTGGCTGActcttttatactttatcAGTTCCTTTGCTTAagtccccttttttctctctctgtctgcctctctctttctctttctctctctctctctctctctctctctctctctctctctctctctctctttctctctctctctctcatctctctttctttctcttgtcctTTATTTCCACACTTGGTCAGGTTCTCGTGGGATTTTGCAGTGCACAGACGAAATACGCCCATGGGCCCATATTCGCATATATCCCTTCGATAGAATTGTGGATCAACGAAATTCCCTCGCGAGCACATGTGCGCACAAGTGCCGAGGGGAACGTTTAGAGTTTAGCGGTAGGGCAAAATCCGAAAGTACCCTCTCGAAGTCGGTCCATTTTCCTCTTACCCCTATGGAGAAAGTGTCATGACTCATTCCTACGATCGTATTTTTCCTGCTCCATTTAAATAGTTCGCTTGGTCCATATCTTtacaataaagagaaatagataaatttttttttaaagagtcAAATAACGAGTGAATAATAAGGAtcagaaaaaacaaaacaaaatagtCTAAAGAGAAGCtttaaaggaattaaaaaaaaaaaaaaaataacaaattatgaGAAGTTTTCAAATGGAAAAAATCAATGCATTTCGCGAGAGGAATcgaatgatgatgatgatgatgatgatgatgtcgTGGTACATGTTGATGCACTCGAGATCAACGCAATCTTATTTGTCAGCAGACTTTGTTCTCGGTGCATCGTGTTATGAGCGGCTGACTCGAAGGAGGAACAAGACGGGTAAATGATCTCACGTAACGACACGTGGACCGAAGTTGATTCGGTATGTTGCGCGTATGCTCGTGCTACATACACGAAAAGGAAAGGGGTCGGTTTCTCACTTGTCGTTGACTGGAAGGCGAACGGACAATAGCAGGTGCGGAGCGAAGGCGACAGCTGTGATCGATGCTCTTCTTAGGTTTTCGGAACTTGCTTATATCTTTcccaatttctctctctctctctctctctctttctctctctttctctatctctatctctatctttatctctatctctatctttatctctatctctatctctctctctatctatctttctctctgtctttctgtctctctctctctttctgtctttctctttctctctatttctctctatctttatcaatgttttcttttatttatctgatTATATTTAGCTTtttaaaatcctttttttaaatttgatcaGTCATTTAAATTACTTCTGATTGACCGTCATTAAGCAATTATGAaataagtattttaatattaatttttatactgCAAGAGATACAAGTTCTAAAAGAAGCCGAATCAACGATTGAGACACGTTCATAGTTCAAATACCTACCACGAACGTCCTTATCGTGACCGCTTCATTTACGTAATCCTTCATATTGAAATGTATTGTCGTGATGCAAATAAATGTGAAAAAGCTATTGGATTTGCGAATTATTCCGTCGCGTTTTGTCGCCAACTCGTACCATACCGTATCGTACCGTACCGTGCCATATCGTACCGCATCGTATCATCGTACATtccgattttattatttttctataccgGGCGATGAAGTAAGCATATGTAAGTATGaatgttcgaagaaaaagattttagaATGATTTGGatttgaaatgaaacaaaacaaaaaaaaaaaagaaaaaaaaacaaaaaaaaaaaacaaaaaaaaaattcttgcaAAAGTATAAACGATACAAgatgataaagagaagaacTAATCCGGTAAGTAACTAATTAGTCGCTAAATTTTATTGAACGTTCTTGGAcgatctgtttcttttttttttttttttttcttattttatttatctttctttgtatcGGTACGGGAAGACCAGGAGAGTTCGATATAAGCACGTGTGGGCGAAATTCTCGCGTAGCGAGATAGAGAACGAAGGACACAAAGAAGCTGCCGGTGGATTCGACATAGCTGAAAGCGAATGGAACGCGAGGATTCGCGGAATGCCGCCGGTCCGGCTGACTCAACCCTTCCTTATCCTATCCTTCCAATATTATCCCATGGAATCTTAACTGCGTTCAATCATTGATCAAGCTCCTTTCCCaccttttttctcattccctTTGTCTAGCCCGATAATAGCTACTTCGTTGTTAATTTTTCACAATTACAAACGTTGGCAAAACAAATAtcgcatattttcttttttacctttttctttttttttctctctctatctctgttactctgtctgtttgtctgtctctctctctctctctctctctctttctctctctcagttaataaatcgttccattaaatcgatttaatgtAATCAGAACAAGGAGTAACATCGATCCGTGCTTTCATCGAAAATTCACGAATTCgcatttttcctctctttcccatCGTCGAGTGTCCACTTTAGAGTCCTCCATGTCGAGGAGAACAATTTGAATTGGATTGGATTGGGACGTGCCATGGAATGCGTAAGGATTTGGATGGgaataaggaagaaaggacTATACAGAAAGGAAAGTAGGGGAGGAGAAGGCAGCCGAGACACGTTCCTCCTATGTCCTCGTGCGGCTACTGACCTTCGACCCTGTCGCTCCACCCGCCTTCCCCTATCTTCGCTATATTTctcaatcttttctttttattccagACTATATCTTGTCCCTCCGGATCTTACGAATGCTGAGAAAAGATGCCTTGGCACGAACCGAATGGTTctacaatatttcttttcgatgaatAAATCGATCTGTAGTCTGATATTTTAAAGGGGCTACCGTCGAGAAAACTGACGTTGCAATCTTCAAAATTATCATAATACAATCTCGATAGTGTTTAGCAGATTTACATAAACCTATTTACTTATCTTTTACCAAGTGATCAATATTTTTGggtgatattattaaaacacgAAATATCTCGTGATACGTCATAAATATTTGCGAATCGGTTACTGTTATAGGAACGCAAGGATGTACAGGATCAACCGAGGGTGATGGTCCCAGCACTGTAGGGCCTTTAGGTCCAGTCGGTTCTTTGGGTCCTCTACCAGGTAGAGGCGGAACCGCAGCAATTCGTCGTGGTCCAGGTCGACCTAGATTGAGACCAAGTGGCCCAGGACATCAAGGTTATCGTATCCCTAGTGGGCATCATCATGGAAAAAAAGTGCAACGTCCTCTCCCCGTTCCACTACGATCTCATCAAACGATCTCGAGTGTAACTCAACATAAATCGTTGCAAAGAGTCGTTGGTTCGTCTGTACATTCGCCAACATCAATGTCAGCACCGAGTACAACTGCGTGTTTTTCATCTACGTCCGATGATCCGCGTCCTTTTGGATTTTATacgcagcaacaacaacagcaacagcaacaacagcaacagaaACAACGTGAACAGACACCTGCACGAAGATTGTCCTCCTAATTATTAGTGAGATCGGTGTGTAATCTTCGTTGAATGTGGCTAGTAAACATGACAAAGCCTGGAGTTGAAAGATCGATCATTCGATTGGTTACACAGGGATAGAATTCTTGCCAAATTTCTAAGTTCTCGTATTGTACAAATTAGTACGAGGTTATTCGGCAGTACGTCTACTTTAATGTAACCGAAGTTATACGTTTCTGTACGTGTATTTACAGTACAGTGTACAAGGAACACGATACTTTAttgattaagaagaaaaaaagtgatagTCGTGAGCGAAATGTTAATCGTTATAATCGAGTAACGACGAGGAAGagtccaattttttttttgttcattcccTTCCATTCGCTCACGACTCGTCGATCCGGACTCGTTAGTATCGTTTTAGCAATATTCCGTCGCTGGTCTCGGTTGGCCGATATTTTTTACGCGTGTTATGCGAGAAACTACTGCGCAAATTCGACTTTGTAAAAGAAAGGTATTTATATTAGCAATAAACGAAACAGCCTTCGCGCGCACGCGCGATTGTGTACATCGTACATCGTATTTTATCTGTTGACGTTTCAATTTCTGCGTCCTTTCTCGTGCATTCTGCGTATACATTTGTTCGAGAATTTATTGGGTATAAAACTGAATAAACAACTACGCAGATTATTTCGCATCAATCGATAATTCATTGTCTATTTATTGCAGGGATAAATTGATCCAGGTTAGTAGGGATCGCGAAAGCATCGCGCAAATGCATTCGCGAAGCATCTCCTTGagtattctcttttatcgaaaGTAGTAATAGTCAATAGACCGTCGGACGATAGATTTCACATGTCGcaataagtacatatatcgctaatacattatattttctacgaaacaAAACGTAATAATCTTCTTTCACTTTAAATCGCTTTCTAAGcaacgataataacgaatatCAATGTAGAACACATAGTACAGCAATCGTTATAGTTACAAATCAGTATGTCGTTAAATTATTAGCTTCTTGTGTTTCACGACTCGATCATCTTTCATCGATAATTTTCTACAATCAATAGACGAagattcgaacgatttcgatacgtacgtatatacgttttattttcgatgCAAATCGAGACACATTATGGCCTCGAACTTAGCAAGTACAAATCCGTACATTCGCTGGTGTGACAGCAAAGGTCCGAAAGCTGGAGGCAATGTTCACCGATGCGCAAGTACGAAGTTGCAGCTGCCGGTGAAGCAGCGTCGTCATCTGCGTGATTGGATTCGAGCCGATCGTATGCCGGACTTGGTCTTACGCCTGATGCCTGATGGTGACCCTAACAT carries:
- the LOC122628145 gene encoding chromatin-remodeling ATPase INO80 isoform X3, whose protein sequence is MTDRTGTMRLEAEMAAPLHLQRLERSLNIQPFLRQIDDLFQEHASEDDKSMSSDSSDGSDAYLDDVLTRKEEERINKLRLYNMSSVGEERRWLQDILLSDSESSASGSDTDGPVTEEDFQEMLKFHILRKKYQGRFYQKPENIQYQYYSAGLLSSYDRFLEHQKLIVGNKKKKDKKPEKKVMKIKKEKIPRHRPSEDYHEGDYLDEEWDRTIPKEEELDEAELEAIMRHQPRPRGRKKHNNKSPEVMAIRRRKIWVMMSKKELGKVQRAKTNNHKEMLISCKKVAQHCMKYWRQKAMQSQKNMKETIWRAKRLTREMQSYWKRYDRVERETRRRLEKEAEEQRKMDVELIEAKRQQRKLNFLITQTELYAHFMSRKLGKASPEEQLRILNQLDEEKNPRLIGIDDYDSEVMKQKAKKNATEAFDNEKARTKQFDTAAASQELRLSDTPENLEHPQPTIFKGNLKGYQLKGMNWLANLYDQGISGILADEMGLGKTVQSIAFLCHVAERYSVWGPFLIISPASTLHNWQQEMARFVPVFKVVPYWGNPQERKILRQFWDTKDLHTKEASFHVVITSYQLVITDYKYFNRIKWQYMILDEAQAIKSTSSMRWKLLLGFSCRNRLLLSGTPIQNSMAELWALLHFIMPTLFDSHDEFNEWFSKDIESHAENKTGIDEKHLSRLHMILKPFMLRRIKKDVENELSDKIEVMVYCPLTTRQKLLYSALKKKIRIEDLLHYTVGGGDTTPNDKNFTSNLMNLVMQFRKVCNHPELFERRDAKSPFFMCTQSFEMPALLYIEGLLHLALPSKDHLLYNKLFIFATEYIHKALHGESQSNLHGNIFSFSRFIDISPMELNKIFITGILFRLCLTTIMERKMRMIRYWDDWYIDDRPAIPKDQMLLLPRKIEASSQTISDIIFTEKILEGEGLYTHTTHTIHSMPETVAHRILRSSKKTAIQILKKGVSSTKAEQGEETKLTLLPEHPHLPRPLIFRYCQQTTIPAFVCDNYPKVQANPRKLYVSNSSAACAWKRHEDCGGPFGQTLLWFGYERAISLSESQDNSNMRVRHRTSTFSYEPLGGLSACNPINGWSNIIVPDKQTLVTDAGKLSVLDSLLRRLKEQGHRVLIYSQMTKMIDLLEEYMYHRKHTFMRLDGSSKISDRRDMVADFQKRADIFVFLLSTRAGGLGINLTAADTVIFYDSDWNPTVDQQAMDRAHRLGQTKQVTVYRLICKGTIEERILQRAREKSEIQRMVISGGNFKPDTLKPKEVVSLLLDDEEIEAKYSQRSEERKPHVDETRLESNLHHKERDRKRKLTAFPVKNNHQVDIPEEHSVPASPIKSEDETSNEGLVVDVDGPVIGSNVDSRQSCVNQFGESTKSAHLGHNFVMTGNVSGRIRPSVRGTSKRGRPRGSRRGGPVGGKGRGLFLFHSSSKGTATSSQSSSTTVSSVSSQGDQSLQHGTQGCTGSTEGDGPSTVGPLGPVGSLGPLPGRGGTAAIRRGPGRPRLRPSGPGHQGYRIPSGHHHGKKVQRPLPVPLRSHQTISSVTQHKSLQRVVGSSVHSPTSMSAPSTTACFSSTSDDPRPFGFYTQQQQQQQQQQQQKQREQTPARRLSS
- the LOC122628145 gene encoding chromatin-remodeling ATPase INO80 isoform X1; protein product: MTDRTGTMRLEAEMAAPLHLQRLERSLNIQPFLRQIDDLFQEHASEDDKSMSSDSSDGSDAYLDDVLTRKEEERINKLRLYNMSSVGEERRWLQDILLSDSESSASGSDTDGPVTEEDFQEMLKFHILRKKYQGRFYQKPENIQYQYYSAGLLSSYDRFLEHQKLIVGNKKKKDKKPEKKVMKIKKEKIPRHRPSEDYHEGDYLDEEWDRTIPKEEELDEAELEAIMRHQPRPRGRKKHNNKSPEVMAIRRRKIWVMMSKKELGKVQRAKTNNHKEMLISCKKVAQHCMKYWRQKAMQSQKNMKETIWRAKRLTREMQSYWKRYDRVERETRRRLEKEAEEQRKMDVELIEAKRQQRKLNFLITQTELYAHFMSRKLGKASPEEQLRILNQLDEEKNPRLIGIDDYDSEVMKQKAKKNATEAFDNEKARTKQFDTAAASQELRLSDTPENLEHPQPTIFKGNLKGYQLKGMNWLANLYDQGISGILADEMGLGKTVQSIAFLCHVAERYSVWGPFLIISPASTLHNWQQEMARFVPVFKVVPYWGNPQERKILRQFWDTKDLHTKEASFHVVITSYQLVITDYKYFNRIKWQYMILDEAQAIKSTSSMRWKLLLGFSCRNRLLLSGTPIQNSMAELWALLHFIMPTLFDSHDEFNEWFSKDIESHAENKTGIDEKHLSRLHMILKPFMLRRIKKDVENELSDKIEVMVYCPLTTRQKLLYSALKKKIRIEDLLHYTVGGGDTTPNDKNFTSNLMNLVMQFRKVCNHPELFERRDAKSPFFMCTQSFEMPALLYIEGLLHLALPSKDHLLYNKLFIFATEYIHKALHGESQSNLHGNIFSFSRFIDISPMELNKIFITGILFRLCLTTIMERKMRMIRYWDDWYIDDRPAIPKDQMLLLPRKIEASSQTISDIIFTEKILEGEGLYTHTTHTIHSMPETVAHRILRSSKKTAIQILKKGVSSTKAEQGEETKLTLLPEHPHLPRPLIFRYCQQTTIPAFVCDNYPKVQANPRKLYVSNSSAACAWKRHEDCGGPFGQTLLWFGYERAISLSESQDNSNMRVRHRTSTFSYEPLGGLSACNPINGWSNIIVPDKQTLVTDAGKLSVLDSLLRRLKEQGHRVLIYSQMTKMIDLLEEYMYHRKHTFMRLDGSSKISDRRDMVADFQKRADIFVFLLSTRAGGLGINLTAADTVIFYDSDWNPTVDQQAMDRAHRLGQTKQVTVYRLICKGTIEERILQRAREKSEIQRMVISGGNFKPDTLKPKEVVSLLLDDEEIEAKYSQRSEERKPHVDETRLESNLHHKERDRKRKLTAFPVKSLISHDDSKRLCLMDTNGDKVTDNSQVNSNDNKQVINSIQTHHQNNHQVDIPEEHSVPASPIKSEDETSNEGLVVDVDGPVIGSNVDSRQSCVNQFGESTKSAHLGHNFVMTGNVSGRIRPSVRGTSKRGRPRGSRRGGPVGGKGRGLFLFHSSSKGTATSSQSSSTTVSSVSSQGDQSLQHGTQGCTGSTEGDGPSTVGPLGPVGSLGPLPGRGGTAAIRRGPGRPRLRPSGPGHQGYRIPSGHHHGKKVQRPLPVPLRSHQTISSVTQHKSLQRVVGSSVHSPTSMSAPSTTACFSSTSDDPRPFGFYTQQQQQQQQQQQQKQREQTPARRLSS
- the LOC122628145 gene encoding chromatin-remodeling ATPase INO80 isoform X2, producing MTDRTGTMRLEAEMAAPLHLQRLERSLNIQPFLRQIDDLFQEHASEDDKSMSSDSSDGSDAYLDDVLTRKEEERINKLRLYNMSSVGEERRWLQDILLSDSESSASGSDTDGPVTEEDFQEMLKFHILRKKYQGRFYQKPENIQYQYYSAGLLSSYDRFLEHQKLIVGNKKKKDKKPEKKVMKIKKEKIPRHRPSEDYHEGDYLDEEWDRTIPKEEELDEAELEAIMRHQPRPRGRKKHNNKSPEVMAIRRRKIWVMMSKKELGKVQRAKTNNHKEMLISCKKVAQHCMKYWRQKAMQSQKNMKETIWRAKRLTREMQSYWKRYDRVERETRRRLEKEAEEQRKMDVELIEAKRQQRKLNFLITQTELYAHFMSRKLGKASPEEQLRILNQLDEEKNPRLIGIDDYDSEVMKQKAKKNATEAFDNEKARTKQFDTAAASQELRLSDTPENLEHPQPTIFKGNLKGYQLKGMNWLANLYDQGISGILADEMGLGKTVQSIAFLCHVAERYSVWGPFLIISPASTLHNWQQEMARFVPVFKVVPYWGNPQERKILRQFWDTKDLHTKEASFHVVITSYQLVITDYKYFNRIKWQYMILDEAQAIKSTSSMRWKLLLGFSCRNRLLLSGTPIQNSMAELWALLHFIMPTLFDSHDEFNEWFSKDIESHAENKTGIDEKHLSRLHMILKPFMLRRIKKDVENELSDKIEVMVYCPLTTRQKLLYSALKKKIRIEDLLHYTVGGGDTTPNDKNFTSNLMNLVMQFRKVCNHPELFERRDAKSPFFMCTQSFEMPALLYIEGLLHLALPSKDHLLYNKLFIFATEYIHKALHGESQSNLHGNIFSFSRFIDISPMELNKIFITGILFRLCLTTIMERKMRMIRYWDDWYIDDRPAIPKDQMLLLPRKIEASSQTISDIIFTEKILEGEGLYTHTTHTIHSMPETVAHRILRSSKKTAIQILKGVSSTKAEQGEETKLTLLPEHPHLPRPLIFRYCQQTTIPAFVCDNYPKVQANPRKLYVSNSSAACAWKRHEDCGGPFGQTLLWFGYERAISLSESQDNSNMRVRHRTSTFSYEPLGGLSACNPINGWSNIIVPDKQTLVTDAGKLSVLDSLLRRLKEQGHRVLIYSQMTKMIDLLEEYMYHRKHTFMRLDGSSKISDRRDMVADFQKRADIFVFLLSTRAGGLGINLTAADTVIFYDSDWNPTVDQQAMDRAHRLGQTKQVTVYRLICKGTIEERILQRAREKSEIQRMVISGGNFKPDTLKPKEVVSLLLDDEEIEAKYSQRSEERKPHVDETRLESNLHHKERDRKRKLTAFPVKSLISHDDSKRLCLMDTNGDKVTDNSQVNSNDNKQVINSIQTHHQNNHQVDIPEEHSVPASPIKSEDETSNEGLVVDVDGPVIGSNVDSRQSCVNQFGESTKSAHLGHNFVMTGNVSGRIRPSVRGTSKRGRPRGSRRGGPVGGKGRGLFLFHSSSKGTATSSQSSSTTVSSVSSQGDQSLQHGTQGCTGSTEGDGPSTVGPLGPVGSLGPLPGRGGTAAIRRGPGRPRLRPSGPGHQGYRIPSGHHHGKKVQRPLPVPLRSHQTISSVTQHKSLQRVVGSSVHSPTSMSAPSTTACFSSTSDDPRPFGFYTQQQQQQQQQQQQKQREQTPARRLSS